One window of the Eucalyptus grandis isolate ANBG69807.140 chromosome 8, ASM1654582v1, whole genome shotgun sequence genome contains the following:
- the LOC104414425 gene encoding oxidation resistance protein 1 isoform X1, whose amino-acid sequence MNALKGRVSEKLSGLFAPSPGSSPPPSPSPQSSDHGNQPQARPSSQERKSLSSYFSYFVPTSRLDGLRSKKCEQDVELYQSLPAECNDEKPRWQDVSSEGLEFTLDKSKATADGHENSKKCASVCENGKSLSTKEEDEGSTSSSDLFEEATDKHCSDKPLQNLVDNSVFISPDLYEFLHSCLPNLVKGRQWVLLYSTLRHGISLRTLIRKSADLSGPCLLIVGDMQGAVFGGMLECPLKPTAKRKYQGTNQTFVFTTLYGQPRLFRPTGANRYYYICMNDSLALGGGGNFALSLDGDLLSGTSGPCETFGSLCLAHNPEFELKNVELWGFTHSSYYTTRPEVATRPARAALV is encoded by the exons ATGAATGCGTTGAAGGGGAGAGTCTCGGAGAAGCTTTCGGGTCTCTTTGCTCCTTCCCCGGgatcttctcctcctccctctccgtCTCCACAATCCAGCGACCATGGGAACCAACCCCAG GCCAGGCCGAGTTCCCAAGAAAGAAAGTCTCTCTCTTCGTACTTTTCTTACTTTGTTCCAACTAGCAGACTTGATGGACTCAGATCAAAGAAGTGTGAGCAGGACGTCGAACTCTATCAATCACTTCCTGCTGAGTGTAATGATGAAAAACCTAGATGGCAAGATGTTTCTTCAGAAGGTTTAGAATTTACTCTAGATAAAAGCAAAGCAACAGCTGATGgccatgaaaattcaaaaaaatgtgCTTCAGTCTGTGAGAACGGGAAATCACTAAgtacaaaggaagaagatgaaggaagtACCAGTAGTTCTGACTTGTTTGAAGAGGCAACTGACAAGCATTGCTCAGACAAGCCTCTTCAAAATCTTGTGGACAATTCTGTCTTTATCTCCCCTGATCTATACGAATTTTTGCACTCATGCCTTCCAAATCTTGTGAAAGGTCGCCAATGGGTCTTGCTGTACAG TACGCTAAGACATGGTATCTCATTGCGTACACTTATCCGCAAGAGTGCTGACCTTTCTGGCCCCTGTTTGCTG ATTGTTGGTGACATGCAAGGAGCAGTGTTCGGTGGCATGCTAGAATGCCCCTTAAAACCTACAGCGAAAAGGAAATATCAG GGGACAAACCAAACATTTGTATTCACAACCTTATATGGGCAGCCAAGATTGTTTCGACCAACAG GTGCCAATAGGTACTACTACATATGCATGAATGACTCACTTGCACTTGGCGGTGGAGGCAACTTTGCCCTGTCCTTAGATGGAGATCT GTTAAGTGGAACAAGTGGACCCTGTGAAACATTTGGGAGCTTATGTTTGGCTCACAACCCAGAGTTCGAGTTGAAGAATGTTGAG TTATGGGGCTTCACTCACTCATCATACTATACTACAAGACCTGAAGTTGCAACAAGGCCTGCTCGCGCTGCTCTCGTCTGA
- the LOC104414425 gene encoding oxidation resistance protein 1 isoform X2 yields the protein MGTNPRLDGLRSKKCEQDVELYQSLPAECNDEKPRWQDVSSEGLEFTLDKSKATADGHENSKKCASVCENGKSLSTKEEDEGSTSSSDLFEEATDKHCSDKPLQNLVDNSVFISPDLYEFLHSCLPNLVKGRQWVLLYSTLRHGISLRTLIRKSADLSGPCLLIVGDMQGAVFGGMLECPLKPTAKRKYQGTNQTFVFTTLYGQPRLFRPTGANRYYYICMNDSLALGGGGNFALSLDGDLLSGTSGPCETFGSLCLAHNPEFELKNVELWGFTHSSYYTTRPEVATRPARAALV from the exons ATGGGAACCAACCCCAG ACTTGATGGACTCAGATCAAAGAAGTGTGAGCAGGACGTCGAACTCTATCAATCACTTCCTGCTGAGTGTAATGATGAAAAACCTAGATGGCAAGATGTTTCTTCAGAAGGTTTAGAATTTACTCTAGATAAAAGCAAAGCAACAGCTGATGgccatgaaaattcaaaaaaatgtgCTTCAGTCTGTGAGAACGGGAAATCACTAAgtacaaaggaagaagatgaaggaagtACCAGTAGTTCTGACTTGTTTGAAGAGGCAACTGACAAGCATTGCTCAGACAAGCCTCTTCAAAATCTTGTGGACAATTCTGTCTTTATCTCCCCTGATCTATACGAATTTTTGCACTCATGCCTTCCAAATCTTGTGAAAGGTCGCCAATGGGTCTTGCTGTACAG TACGCTAAGACATGGTATCTCATTGCGTACACTTATCCGCAAGAGTGCTGACCTTTCTGGCCCCTGTTTGCTG ATTGTTGGTGACATGCAAGGAGCAGTGTTCGGTGGCATGCTAGAATGCCCCTTAAAACCTACAGCGAAAAGGAAATATCAG GGGACAAACCAAACATTTGTATTCACAACCTTATATGGGCAGCCAAGATTGTTTCGACCAACAG GTGCCAATAGGTACTACTACATATGCATGAATGACTCACTTGCACTTGGCGGTGGAGGCAACTTTGCCCTGTCCTTAGATGGAGATCT GTTAAGTGGAACAAGTGGACCCTGTGAAACATTTGGGAGCTTATGTTTGGCTCACAACCCAGAGTTCGAGTTGAAGAATGTTGAG TTATGGGGCTTCACTCACTCATCATACTATACTACAAGACCTGAAGTTGCAACAAGGCCTGCTCGCGCTGCTCTCGTCTGA
- the LOC104417178 gene encoding F-box/kelch-repeat protein At3g06240 produces the protein MAESMPEDIVVDILLRLPAKSLVRFKCVCKRWRSLISDRAFAKSHLQRLKAGDLIPSQRFIISGCNGSLKTVDYEALDDGGGEGRMVVPHGIKPLWEPRIVGSCDGLVCLLGPSNFVIYNPTTRECIELPGPNFVDRVRLSGVSGFGYDSQSDDYKLVADASSSSDENWKLAIFSLKSGSWRSIELPFQEEFNELTGQGVYWKGALHWHVYVLCMYDKREGVIMSFDLLEEKFHEVLPVPVPEVDEDICLLGLGIHGANLFINNCTHDRRIEGWITDEYGRGASWTKLFSVDCSAIINLDRDFEQTPLAYTSSGKIVIWMDTKRMIMFNPKDNTCKDYLLGTDLVREYAIYLETLVSPYLDGGAVE, from the coding sequence ATGGCCGAGAGTATGCCCGAGGATATCGTCGTGGACATACTCTTGAGGCTACCGGCGAAGTCGCTGGTGCGATTCAAATGCGTCTGCAAGCGGTGGCGGTCTCTGATCTCCGACCGGGCCTTCGCCAAGTCGCATCTGCAGAGGCTGAAGGCAGGGGATTTGATCCCTAGCCAGAGATTCATCATCAGTGGCTGCAACGGCTCCCTCAAGACCGTGGACTACGAAGCgctcgacgacggcggcggcgagggtcgCATGGTGGTACCTCATGGGATCAAACCTTTGTGGGAGCCCCGCATCGTGGGGTCCTGCGATGGCCTTGTATGTTTACTTGGCCCCTCCAATTTTGTCATATATAACCCGACTACCAGGGAGTGCATTGAGTTGCCCGGTCCCAATTTTGTTGATCGAGTTAGGTTATCGGGTGTCTCCGGATTCGGATATGACTCTCAATCTGATGATTATAAATTAGTAGCAGATGCTTCTTCATCTagtgatgaaaattggaagctGGCAATATTTTCGCTCAAGTCCGGTTCTTGGAGAAGTATAGAACTCCCGTTCCAGGAAGAGTTTAATGAATTGACCGGCCAAGGAGTTTATTGGAAAGGGGCCTTACACTGGCACGTCTATGTCTTGTGCATGTACGATAAGCGCGAAGGTGTGATTATGTCATTTGATCTGTTGGAAGAGAAATTTCACGAGGTGCTTCCGGTTCCGGTCCCTGAAGTCGATGAGGACATATGTCTCCTGGGACTCGGGATTCACGGGGCAAATCTATTCATAAACAACTGCACCCATGATCGCCGCATTGAGGGATGGATAACAGATGAGTACGGGAGAGGAGCATCCTGGACAAAATTGTTCAGTGTTGATTGCAGTGCCATCATAAATTTGGATAGGGACTTTGAGCAGACCCCCCTCGCGTACACAAGTAGTGGAAAAATTGTTATTTGGATGGATACGAAGCGGATGATTATGTTTAATCCGAAGGATAATACTTGTAAGGATTATCTCTTAGGGACAGACCTTGTTAGGGAATATGCCATCTATTTGGAAACTCTTGTTTCTCCTTATCTTGATGGTGGAGCTGTCGAATGA